The proteins below come from a single uncultured Dethiosulfovibrio sp. genomic window:
- a CDS encoding ABC transporter permease encodes MRCLWESHRRGILVTLGLIGLLVLFAIASPRTFLNPRIYRSFLSTIPVTAILSLGMTLLVVVGEMDLSFPSVCAAAAYVFAEAFLATGSGAVAFVLAIASGAIMGWINGLIVVRIGVPSIIATIGTQFFWRGLILLLSDGIALSLASVRGTEVYSLFVGRVSGEIPVQSLWCLAIALGLALLLNRHPFGDSLLFIGDNRKTAAMMGIPVAKVRIKAFILMGVLSAFAGVLATLELANWWPTQGEGYMLLVFASVFVGGTSAYGGEGTIYGTLIGSIIIGIIEAGIVSAGLAGFWTRLVHGLIIVISVSIYAIMARRSQDM; translated from the coding sequence ATGAGGTGTCTGTGGGAGTCCCATAGAAGGGGCATACTGGTAACCTTGGGCCTTATCGGCCTCTTAGTCCTGTTCGCCATCGCAAGCCCCAGGACCTTTCTGAACCCCAGGATATACCGTTCCTTTCTGTCCACCATACCTGTTACCGCAATTTTGTCCCTGGGGATGACCCTGCTGGTGGTGGTCGGAGAGATGGACCTGAGCTTCCCATCTGTCTGCGCCGCTGCGGCCTACGTCTTCGCAGAGGCCTTTTTAGCCACAGGATCCGGGGCGGTGGCCTTCGTCCTGGCCATAGCATCGGGGGCCATAATGGGATGGATAAACGGCCTCATAGTTGTGAGGATAGGGGTCCCTTCGATAATAGCCACAATAGGAACCCAGTTTTTCTGGCGGGGGCTCATACTCCTCCTGTCCGACGGAATAGCCCTGAGCCTGGCGTCGGTCAGGGGCACCGAGGTCTACAGTCTCTTCGTTGGCAGAGTGTCGGGAGAGATTCCCGTACAGTCCCTCTGGTGTCTGGCTATCGCTCTAGGGCTAGCCCTTCTGTTGAACCGCCACCCTTTCGGAGATTCGTTGCTTTTCATAGGGGACAACCGAAAGACCGCCGCCATGATGGGTATACCGGTGGCGAAGGTCAGGATAAAGGCCTTTATCCTGATGGGAGTCCTCTCCGCCTTCGCCGGGGTCCTGGCGACGCTGGAGCTGGCCAACTGGTGGCCTACCCAGGGTGAGGGCTATATGCTGCTGGTGTTCGCCTCGGTCTTCGTAGGAGGGACTTCGGCCTACGGAGGGGAGGGAACCATCTACGGAACCCTCATCGGGTCTATAATAATAGGGATAATAGAGGCAGGAATAGTCAGCGCTGGCCTTGCGGGATTTTGGACCAGGCTGGTCCACGGCCTGATAATCGTCATCTCGGTGTCCATCTACGCCATCATGGCCAGGAGATCTCAGGATATGTGA